The following coding sequences lie in one Mesorhizobium sp. DCY119 genomic window:
- a CDS encoding adenine deaminase C-terminal domain-containing protein: MSETSRLPDDLLINAADEIRIRQDLVLVALGKREADRVVRVGRLLDVHTGTWMEDCEVAIRGRRIAYVGPAGTFAGTARETTDRTHLSAVPGFGEIHKHIESSHLTPEHEAALVMPRGNTWTCEASHEFSNVNGPKNLEFWLTARLAGSPMKIFPLPGSAVPPTAYEWGGGHFGYAEQAGFLAQSAMVAGLDEVMDWPAVWNPQNPSYERLWGMIQATFEQRGVVEGHGAGLRDLPEINAFAAAGLSSDHEAWTPQEAWDKLRRGIFIEIRPHSMPDIIGGLLERGLRDWSQVAFATDDRSASDTLKMGATDHNVRLAIESGLTPEIAYQCVSINPARHMRLTPFVGSIAPGRFADLVLLDDAATVSIAEVWADGDQVSQAKNFTGHLPAIDWPDWATKTVNIERQMTADDFAIPAEAGRDAMQAALLRPFHWDDNFITTELPVANGAVQRDTARNITKFSVVDRFSGEGKVAKMFWLGCGPKTPDTAVGCTVAHDKHNIWVVGSSDAAMAEVVNRIRDNQGGWALVTDGKVVADVRYEVGGLMTNRTAEALDAEMQALYVEAEKIEWLYEPTFSPRWFPGFPERLQFATLTCAPWRWVLVAPTDAVPQGFVNVQTGESHKVVW; encoded by the coding sequence TTGTCCGAAACGTCCCGCCTTCCCGACGATCTGCTGATCAATGCCGCCGATGAAATCCGCATCCGGCAGGACCTCGTGCTGGTGGCGCTGGGCAAGCGCGAGGCCGACCGCGTGGTGCGTGTCGGGCGACTGCTCGATGTCCATACCGGAACGTGGATGGAGGATTGCGAGGTTGCGATCCGTGGCCGCCGCATCGCCTATGTTGGGCCGGCAGGCACCTTTGCCGGCACGGCGCGCGAGACGACCGACCGCACGCATCTTTCGGCCGTTCCCGGCTTCGGCGAAATCCACAAGCATATCGAAAGCTCGCATCTGACGCCCGAGCATGAGGCAGCACTCGTCATGCCGCGCGGCAACACCTGGACCTGCGAGGCAAGCCACGAATTCTCCAACGTCAACGGGCCGAAGAACCTGGAATTCTGGCTGACCGCACGGCTCGCCGGCTCGCCAATGAAGATTTTCCCGCTGCCCGGGTCAGCCGTGCCGCCCACGGCTTACGAATGGGGCGGCGGTCATTTCGGCTATGCCGAGCAGGCCGGCTTTCTCGCGCAAAGCGCGATGGTCGCCGGGCTGGACGAGGTGATGGACTGGCCGGCGGTCTGGAACCCGCAGAACCCTTCCTATGAGCGGCTGTGGGGCATGATCCAGGCGACATTCGAGCAGCGCGGCGTGGTCGAGGGCCATGGCGCGGGCCTGCGCGACCTGCCCGAGATCAACGCCTTTGCCGCCGCCGGCCTGTCCTCCGACCATGAGGCGTGGACGCCGCAGGAGGCGTGGGACAAGCTGCGGCGCGGCATTTTCATCGAAATCCGCCCGCATTCCATGCCCGACATCATCGGCGGGCTCCTGGAGCGCGGTTTGCGCGATTGGAGCCAGGTGGCTTTCGCCACCGACGACCGCAGCGCCTCCGACACGCTGAAGATGGGCGCGACCGACCACAATGTGCGCCTTGCCATCGAAAGCGGGCTGACGCCGGAGATCGCGTATCAATGCGTGTCGATCAATCCGGCACGGCACATGCGGCTGACGCCCTTCGTGGGAAGCATCGCGCCGGGGCGGTTCGCCGATCTGGTGCTGCTGGACGATGCGGCGACCGTTTCGATTGCCGAGGTCTGGGCTGATGGCGATCAGGTATCGCAGGCAAAGAATTTCACTGGTCATTTGCCGGCTATCGACTGGCCGGACTGGGCGACGAAGACGGTCAATATCGAGCGGCAGATGACGGCGGATGATTTTGCCATTCCAGCAGAGGCCGGTCGCGACGCGATGCAGGCGGCGCTGCTGCGGCCGTTCCACTGGGACGACAATTTCATCACGACCGAACTGCCGGTGGCCAATGGCGCGGTGCAGCGCGACACTGCGCGCAACATCACCAAGTTCTCCGTCGTCGACCGCTTTTCCGGCGAGGGCAAGGTGGCAAAGATGTTCTGGCTGGGCTGCGGCCCGAAGACGCCGGACACAGCCGTCGGCTGCACGGTGGCCCATGACAAACACAATATCTGGGTCGTCGGCTCGTCGGATGCCGCGATGGCGGAAGTCGTCAATCGCATCCGCGACAATCAGGGCGGCTGGGCGCTGGTGACCGACGGCAAGGTCGTGGCCGATGTGCGCTACGAGGTCGGCGGGTTGATGACGAACCGGACGGCTGAAGCACTCGATGCCGAGATGCAGGCTCTTTATGTAGAAGCGGAGAAGATCGAATGGCTCTATGAGCCAACGTTTTCGCCACGCTGGTTCCCCGGCTTTCCCGAGCGGCTGCAGTTTGCGACGCTGACCTGCGCGCCGTGGCGCTGGGTGCTGGTGGCGCCGACGGACGCCGTGCCGCAGGGGTTTGTCAACGTGCAGACGGGAGAGAGCCACAAGGTGGTGTGGTGA
- a CDS encoding nucleoside hydrolase translates to MPTAPARTVVIDTDPGIDDAVAILLALKSAEFDIRGITTVAGNIGIATTTRNAGRILALEGRADIPVVSGAAGPLSRKGFDTTEIHGNDGLGGVAFPEPLAPVAGNDAPAWLAKLLDELPAGSLDILALGPLTNIARLVQDHPASAKRIGRVIAMGGAVHEPGNIGPRAEFNIAADPEAAEIVFAAGLNFTLIPLDVTRKVRATRDYTAALQATGVPAAKSSGELIDAYFQSTTGGESRPLHDPCVMLLALDESLFGCETLKIAVDTGATRDAGAMTIDEKGAAISVAMKVDGEGALKLLFERLVG, encoded by the coding sequence ATGCCAACCGCTCCCGCCCGCACCGTCGTCATCGACACCGACCCCGGCATAGACGATGCGGTGGCGATCCTGCTCGCGCTGAAATCGGCGGAATTCGACATCAGGGGCATCACGACGGTGGCCGGCAATATCGGCATCGCCACCACGACGCGCAATGCCGGGCGCATCCTGGCGCTTGAGGGCCGCGCCGATATTCCGGTCGTTTCGGGCGCTGCCGGGCCGCTGTCGCGAAAAGGTTTCGACACCACCGAAATCCACGGCAATGACGGCCTCGGCGGCGTGGCGTTTCCCGAGCCATTGGCCCCGGTGGCAGGCAACGATGCGCCGGCTTGGCTGGCGAAACTGCTGGACGAACTGCCCGCCGGTTCGCTCGACATCCTCGCGCTCGGCCCGCTCACCAACATCGCGCGCCTGGTGCAGGATCACCCGGCATCGGCAAAGCGCATCGGCCGCGTCATTGCCATGGGCGGGGCGGTGCATGAGCCCGGCAACATCGGCCCGCGCGCCGAGTTCAACATTGCCGCCGACCCGGAAGCGGCGGAAATCGTTTTTGCAGCCGGTCTCAACTTCACGCTTATCCCGCTCGACGTGACGCGCAAGGTGCGCGCCACCCGCGATTACACCGCAGCCCTTCAGGCCACCGGCGTGCCGGCTGCAAAGTCCTCCGGCGAACTCATCGACGCCTATTTCCAGTCCACCACCGGCGGCGAAAGCCGTCCGCTGCATGACCCCTGCGTCATGCTTCTGGCGCTGGATGAAAGCCTGTTCGGCTGTGAGACGCTGAAAATCGCGGTCGATACGGGTGCGACACGCGATGCGGGCGCGATGACGATCGATGAGAAGGGTGCTGCGATTTCCGTCGCGATGAAGGTCGATGGGGAAGGGGCGTTGAAGCTGCTGTTTGAGAGGCTGGTAGGCTGA
- a CDS encoding amidohydrolase, giving the protein MSVLITNALILPCSPDMPVIERGYVHIEGDAIKAVGSGPAPQIPGAEIIDTDGDLIMPGMVNPHCHMAMSLFRGLGEDVDDRLYRYILPLERKFVRPEAVRAGTALAALELIGGGVTTVADMYYFETEVGRVVDKAGIRGVLGQTLADFDPPDHNSFDEGFALVEQLVAEFSGHDRIIPSIAPHAPYSTGMAVMERVARWADDHPGIPVQMHLAETDAEMAWAAKLGGLRPVEAVEKAGLLRKGLICAHCLYVNDSDMEKMAHARVCVAHNARSNGKAGRGIAPVEAMRKAGIPVGIATDGPMSGNTLDLFSQFAPVSMFQKLLGHSRKPMPSVEVIRMATIEGAKVLGLHEKIGSLEPGKKADLIRIDLSAPRMQPIYDIYSTLVFATMPTDVRDVMVAGQWLMRGREVLSLERKKVLRDALQVASAFKAEMARIDAAG; this is encoded by the coding sequence ATGTCTGTCCTCATCACCAACGCCCTCATCCTCCCTTGCTCGCCGGACATGCCCGTCATCGAGCGCGGCTATGTCCACATCGAGGGCGACGCAATCAAGGCGGTCGGGTCCGGCCCGGCACCGCAAATCCCCGGCGCCGAAATCATCGACACCGACGGCGACCTGATCATGCCGGGCATGGTCAACCCGCACTGCCACATGGCCATGAGCCTGTTCCGCGGGCTGGGCGAAGACGTTGACGACCGGCTCTACCGCTACATCCTGCCGCTGGAGCGCAAATTCGTGCGGCCGGAGGCGGTGCGTGCCGGCACCGCGCTCGCAGCGCTCGAACTGATCGGGGGCGGCGTCACCACCGTTGCCGACATGTACTACTTCGAAACCGAAGTCGGCCGTGTGGTCGACAAGGCCGGCATCCGCGGCGTGCTTGGCCAGACGCTCGCCGATTTCGATCCGCCTGACCACAACAGTTTCGACGAAGGTTTTGCCCTCGTCGAGCAACTGGTGGCGGAATTCTCCGGCCACGACCGCATCATTCCCTCCATCGCGCCGCATGCGCCTTATTCCACCGGCATGGCGGTCATGGAGCGCGTCGCGCGCTGGGCCGACGATCATCCCGGTATCCCGGTGCAGATGCATCTGGCAGAAACCGACGCCGAGATGGCCTGGGCCGCGAAGCTCGGCGGCCTGCGCCCCGTCGAAGCGGTCGAGAAGGCCGGTCTTCTGCGCAAGGGCCTGATCTGCGCGCACTGCCTCTATGTCAACGACAGCGACATGGAAAAGATGGCGCACGCCCGGGTCTGCGTCGCCCACAATGCGCGCTCCAATGGCAAGGCGGGCAGGGGCATCGCGCCGGTCGAAGCGATGCGCAAGGCCGGCATTCCCGTCGGCATCGCCACCGACGGCCCGATGAGCGGCAACACGCTCGACCTGTTCTCGCAGTTCGCGCCGGTGTCGATGTTCCAGAAATTGCTTGGCCATAGCCGCAAGCCGATGCCCTCCGTCGAGGTCATCCGCATGGCGACCATCGAAGGCGCGAAGGTGCTCGGGCTGCACGAAAAAATCGGCTCGCTGGAACCCGGCAAGAAGGCCGACCTTATCCGCATCGATCTCTCGGCCCCCCGCATGCAGCCGATCTACGACATCTATTCGACACTGGTCTTTGCCACCATGCCGACCGATGTGCGCGACGTGATGGTGGCCGGCCAATGGCTGATGCGCGGTCGCGAAGTGCTGAGCCTTGAGCGCAAGAAAGTGCTGCGCGACGCGCTTCAGGTCGCCAGCGCCTTCAAGGCCGAGATGGCCCGTATTGATGCTGCCGGCTGA
- a CDS encoding ABC transporter permease gives MKRYAGWWLAAPATLVVLVFLVLPVIATIGTTFGETAGIFSPYTSFFGSGFRRSVLWRTLEISLATTAISLVVGFLTAYVVSKSPGRLKSLLIIAAVFPLLTGVVVRSFAWLIILGKNGILNSFLIGIGVTSEPFAMLYTQGSVIVAMVYLFVPLMILTLVGVLENIPEDVVQASASLGATPAGTFRQVILPLAVPGLIVGAVLVFTGSFTSYATPQLLGGERQMVMGTLMYQRAMVSFDWVGASTIAAIMVVITVTVVLAMSRVARRLNPMAT, from the coding sequence CTGAAACGCTATGCCGGATGGTGGCTCGCCGCGCCCGCGACGCTGGTCGTTCTGGTCTTCCTCGTGCTGCCGGTGATCGCCACCATCGGCACGACATTCGGCGAGACGGCCGGAATCTTCTCGCCTTACACATCCTTCTTCGGCAGCGGTTTCCGCCGCAGCGTCCTGTGGCGCACGCTCGAAATATCGCTGGCCACCACCGCTATTTCGCTGGTCGTCGGTTTCCTCACCGCCTATGTCGTGTCGAAATCACCCGGCAGGCTGAAAAGCCTTCTCATCATCGCCGCGGTCTTCCCGCTGCTCACCGGCGTCGTCGTGCGCTCCTTCGCCTGGCTGATCATCCTCGGCAAGAACGGCATCCTCAACAGCTTCCTGATCGGTATCGGCGTGACGTCCGAGCCGTTCGCGATGCTCTACACCCAAGGCTCGGTCATCGTCGCGATGGTCTACCTCTTCGTGCCGCTGATGATCCTGACGCTGGTCGGCGTGCTCGAAAACATTCCCGAGGATGTCGTGCAGGCTTCCGCCTCGCTGGGTGCGACGCCGGCCGGCACGTTCCGGCAGGTCATCCTGCCCCTGGCTGTGCCCGGTCTGATCGTCGGCGCGGTGCTGGTCTTCACTGGCTCCTTCACCTCGTATGCCACGCCGCAACTGCTCGGCGGCGAGCGCCAGATGGTCATGGGCACACTGATGTATCAGCGCGCCATGGTCTCCTTCGACTGGGTCGGCGCCTCCACCATCGCCGCGATCATGGTGGTGATAACGGTCACCGTCGTGCTGGCCATGAGCCGCGTCGCGCGGCGTCTCAACCCGATGGCGACATGA
- a CDS encoding phosphoribosyltransferase, translated as MPLAPHEFWQTVYPAGTFETNPQDGFADLYPATLPDGRQIALPIRVLPGGEDKAVASLIVNQASFAVEDALADAMAALASAYAPEAVIGVPTLGLPLANGVARRLGHARMVALGTSRKFWYDDALSEPMSSITSPAHAKRIYVDPRILPLLQGRRVVVVDDVVSSGTSMLAVLRLLRKAGIEPVAAVVAMLQGNNWRAALGQHDASVVAHIHGAIASPRLKRTAQGTWLAEKA; from the coding sequence TTGCCACTTGCCCCGCATGAATTCTGGCAGACCGTCTATCCCGCCGGAACTTTCGAAACGAACCCGCAAGACGGCTTCGCGGACCTTTATCCCGCAACGCTGCCCGACGGCCGCCAGATCGCGCTGCCCATTCGCGTGCTGCCCGGTGGCGAGGACAAGGCGGTGGCCTCGCTCATCGTCAACCAGGCGAGCTTTGCCGTGGAGGACGCGCTTGCCGACGCAATGGCGGCACTGGCGTCCGCCTATGCGCCGGAAGCCGTCATCGGCGTGCCGACGCTCGGCCTGCCGCTGGCCAATGGCGTCGCGCGGCGGCTCGGCCACGCCCGCATGGTCGCCTTGGGAACCTCGCGAAAGTTCTGGTACGACGACGCGCTCTCCGAGCCGATGAGCTCGATCACCAGCCCGGCCCATGCCAAGCGCATCTATGTCGATCCGCGCATCCTGCCGCTGCTGCAGGGCAGGCGGGTGGTCGTGGTCGACGATGTGGTGAGTTCCGGCACGTCGATGCTGGCCGTGCTGCGCCTGTTGCGAAAGGCCGGCATCGAGCCGGTGGCAGCGGTCGTCGCCATGCTTCAGGGCAACAACTGGCGCGCCGCGCTTGGCCAGCACGACGCATCCGTCGTCGCGCATATCCACGGCGCGATCGCGTCGCCCCGCCTGAAACGCACGGCGCAAGGCACATGGCTGGCCGAGAAAGCATAG
- a CDS encoding M20/M25/M40 family metallo-hydrolase encodes MSKNDAENHLNKVLETIDANIDASLERLFELIRIPSVSTDPAYAADCRRAADWLAKELSGLGFDASVRDTARHPMVVGHDRSGEGPHVLFYGHYDVQPVDPLSLWNSDPFEPRLVPQPNGDTHIVARGASDDKGQLLTFVEACRAWKAVTGKLPIRVSTLFEGEEEISSPSLAPFLEKTGEELKADVVLVCDTDMWDAETPAVTTMLRGVLKEEIEITCADRDLHSGIYGNAARNALQVLSDIISSLRTPDGGVAVEGFYDGVEELPAAVKAQWQRLPFDEKGFLGNVGLSIPAGEKGRSILEQVWARPTCEIHGIIGGYTDEGFKTVIPASAKAKLSFRLVAGQDPEKIRAAFHAHVRARVPEDCKVEFLDHGASPATVMPIDGALLQKALGALTVEWEREAAIAGTGGSIPILGEFKRKLGMDSLLIGFARFDNRIHSPNEKYDLSSYRKGIRSWARILAAFAEQD; translated from the coding sequence GTGAGCAAGAACGACGCTGAAAACCATCTCAACAAGGTGCTCGAAACCATCGACGCCAATATCGACGCCAGCCTTGAGCGGCTGTTCGAGCTGATCCGCATTCCGTCCGTCTCGACCGACCCGGCCTACGCCGCCGACTGCCGCCGCGCCGCCGATTGGCTGGCGAAGGAACTTTCCGGCCTCGGCTTCGACGCCTCCGTCCGCGACACCGCGCGCCATCCGATGGTTGTCGGGCATGATCGCTCGGGCGAGGGGCCGCATGTCCTGTTCTACGGCCACTACGACGTCCAGCCGGTCGATCCGCTGTCGCTGTGGAACTCCGACCCATTCGAGCCCAGGCTGGTGCCGCAGCCCAATGGCGACACCCACATCGTCGCGCGCGGCGCTTCCGACGACAAAGGCCAGTTGCTGACCTTCGTCGAGGCATGCCGCGCATGGAAGGCTGTTACCGGCAAGCTGCCGATCCGGGTTTCGACACTGTTCGAAGGCGAGGAAGAAATTTCGAGCCCGAGCCTCGCGCCCTTCCTTGAAAAGACCGGTGAAGAACTCAAGGCCGATGTCGTGCTGGTCTGCGACACCGACATGTGGGACGCCGAGACGCCGGCCGTCACCACCATGCTGCGCGGCGTGCTGAAGGAAGAGATCGAGATCACCTGCGCCGACCGCGACCTCCATTCCGGCATCTACGGCAATGCCGCGCGCAATGCGCTTCAGGTCCTATCCGACATCATCTCCAGCCTGCGCACGCCGGACGGCGGCGTCGCCGTCGAAGGTTTTTATGACGGCGTCGAAGAACTGCCGGCAGCCGTGAAGGCGCAGTGGCAGCGCCTGCCTTTCGACGAAAAAGGTTTCCTCGGCAATGTCGGCCTCAGCATCCCCGCCGGCGAAAAGGGCCGCTCGATTCTCGAGCAGGTATGGGCCCGGCCGACCTGCGAAATCCACGGCATCATCGGCGGCTACACCGACGAAGGTTTTAAGACCGTCATCCCGGCAAGCGCAAAGGCAAAGCTGTCGTTCCGTCTGGTGGCGGGCCAGGACCCCGAGAAAATCCGCGCTGCCTTCCACGCCCATGTCCGGGCGCGCGTGCCGGAAGACTGCAAGGTCGAGTTCCTCGACCACGGCGCCAGCCCCGCCACCGTCATGCCGATCGATGGCGCGTTGCTGCAAAAGGCGCTGGGCGCACTCACAGTGGAGTGGGAGCGCGAGGCGGCGATCGCCGGCACCGGCGGCTCGATCCCGATCCTCGGCGAATTCAAGCGCAAGCTCGGCATGGATTCGCTGCTCATCGGCTTCGCCCGCTTCGACAACCGCATCCACAGCCCGAACGAGAAATACGACCTGTCGAGCTACCGCAAGGGCATCCGGTCCTGGGCGCGGATACTGGCGGCGTTTGCGGAGCAGGATTGA
- a CDS encoding M20 aminoacylase family protein, with the protein MLAALRRDIHANPELGFEEVRTGGIVQKMLAEAGIAVQAGLGKTGVVGTLKLGDGSRRIALRADMDALAMLETAEERDYKSTTPGKMHACGHDGHTVMLLGAARELARRKRFSGTVHFIFQPAEEGRGGAKAMIEDGFFKKFPVDAVYGLHNMPGIATDSMAVVAGPQLASSDRWMATFRGVGTHGAKPHLGRDAMTAAGQFLTSLHTIVARRVDPLQPAVVSACAIEGGSFEALNVIPDTVKIGGTSRAYSAAVRDQIEAEIGALAQGSAQLFGIEADYRYIRQMPPVVNDRDATRRALAAAQSALGAEKVMTEFPPSTAGDDFAMFSQEVPGAYVWLGNGPAEDGALHHNSRYDFNDAAIPAGVRFWTKLVEQELAGV; encoded by the coding sequence ATGCTGGCAGCCTTGCGGCGCGACATCCATGCCAATCCCGAGCTGGGCTTCGAGGAAGTCCGCACTGGCGGCATCGTCCAGAAGATGCTGGCCGAGGCCGGCATTGCGGTTCAGGCGGGTCTCGGCAAGACCGGGGTCGTCGGCACGCTGAAGCTTGGCGACGGGTCGCGGCGGATCGCGCTGCGCGCCGACATGGACGCTCTGGCCATGCTAGAGACCGCCGAGGAGCGCGATTACAAGTCGACCACGCCCGGCAAGATGCATGCCTGCGGCCATGACGGCCACACGGTGATGCTGCTGGGGGCGGCACGCGAGCTGGCGCGGCGCAAGCGCTTTTCCGGCACCGTGCATTTTATCTTCCAGCCGGCCGAAGAAGGGCGCGGCGGGGCGAAGGCGATGATCGAGGATGGGTTCTTCAAGAAGTTTCCGGTCGATGCTGTCTATGGGCTGCACAACATGCCGGGCATCGCTACCGACAGCATGGCGGTGGTGGCCGGGCCGCAGCTTGCCTCGTCCGACCGCTGGATGGCGACGTTTCGCGGTGTCGGCACGCATGGCGCCAAACCGCATCTCGGCCGTGACGCGATGACGGCGGCCGGCCAGTTCCTGACGTCGCTGCACACCATCGTGGCGCGGCGCGTCGACCCGCTGCAGCCGGCAGTGGTCAGCGCCTGCGCGATCGAGGGCGGCAGCTTCGAGGCGCTGAACGTCATTCCCGACACGGTGAAAATCGGCGGCACCTCGCGCGCCTATTCGGCTGCGGTGCGCGACCAGATCGAAGCGGAGATCGGCGCGCTGGCACAGGGTTCGGCGCAGCTTTTCGGCATCGAGGCCGACTATCGCTACATCCGCCAGATGCCGCCGGTGGTGAACGACCGCGATGCGACACGGCGGGCGCTGGCGGCGGCGCAAAGCGCGCTTGGAGCCGAGAAGGTGATGACCGAGTTCCCGCCCTCCACCGCCGGCGACGATTTTGCGATGTTCAGCCAGGAAGTGCCGGGCGCCTATGTCTGGCTCGGCAACGGTCCCGCGGAGGATGGCGCGCTGCACCACAACAGCCGGTATGATTTCAACGATGCGGCGATACCTGCGGGGGTGCGGTTCTGGACAAAGCTGGTAGAGCAGGAGTTGGCGGGGGTGTAG
- a CDS encoding ABC transporter permease, with translation MMTTRINPLLILFTILVYIFLTGPLIIVLGASVSDTTYLTFPPQGLSLRWFENIFEISAFRRTIVTSLQLAILATGLALLIGIPAAYALNRYRIQLPTWLSTVFVLPILVPEIVLGFSLLKSVAVGASAPIFLTLLIGHTLLVLPYCVRVISASLASFDFSIEEAAISLGSRPLKTFFTIVLPNVRSGVIAAFILAFITSINDVSTSLFLTGPGISTLPIQILAHVEQFFDPTIASVSVLLMFLTVAVMAIVERTLGLTFLAK, from the coding sequence ATGATGACCACACGCATCAATCCACTGCTCATCCTGTTCACGATCCTGGTCTACATCTTCCTGACCGGGCCGCTGATTATCGTGCTCGGCGCCTCCGTCAGCGACACGACCTACCTGACCTTTCCGCCGCAGGGCCTGTCGCTGCGCTGGTTCGAGAACATCTTTGAAATCAGTGCCTTCCGGCGCACCATTGTCACCAGCCTTCAGCTTGCCATTCTGGCCACCGGACTGGCCCTCCTGATCGGCATTCCGGCTGCCTATGCGCTCAACCGCTACCGCATCCAGCTGCCGACATGGCTCTCCACCGTCTTCGTGCTGCCCATTCTGGTGCCGGAAATCGTCCTCGGTTTCTCGCTGCTCAAGTCGGTCGCGGTCGGCGCCAGCGCGCCGATCTTCCTGACGCTGCTCATCGGCCACACGCTTCTGGTCCTGCCCTATTGCGTCCGCGTCATCTCGGCGAGCCTCGCTTCCTTCGATTTCTCGATCGAGGAAGCGGCGATCAGCCTCGGCAGCCGGCCGCTGAAAACCTTCTTCACCATCGTGCTGCCCAATGTCCGCTCGGGCGTGATCGCGGCCTTCATCCTGGCTTTCATCACCTCGATCAACGACGTCTCGACGTCGCTGTTCCTGACCGGCCCCGGCATCTCGACGCTGCCGATCCAGATCCTCGCCCATGTCGAGCAGTTCTTCGATCCGACGATTGCGTCGGTGTCGGTGTTGCTGATGTTCCTCACCGTCGCCGTCATGGCGATCGTCGAGCGCACGCTCGGCCTTACCTTCCTTGCGAAATGA
- a CDS encoding ABC transporter ATP-binding protein: MTQALTVQNLTAHYGTTKVLEDLSLSVGSGELVSLLGASGCGKTTTLRLVAGFLQPTSGTITLGGKDLTRLPAYKRDIGLVFQNYALFPHLSVLDNVGFGLKQRGVASSEREKRAKAMLERVGLSQLADRLPGALSGGQKQRVALARALVIEPPLLMFDEPLSNLDAKLRVDMRVEIRQLQRANGTTSVYVTHDQEEAFSISDRVAIMNAGRIMQLGTPETLYQRPANAFVARFVGFENLVPLKVTKRDGASVTAQTRDGSTLTLSQDRFGAIPDDFVLAARADGLAVTTDPKAQGIPATLGLRTYLGRAYQYHSETAAGTLVANGALSTPQEPGSAAKLVPVPDQCCVLKPE; this comes from the coding sequence ATGACCCAGGCTCTGACCGTACAAAACCTCACCGCCCACTATGGCACGACCAAGGTGCTGGAGGACCTGTCGCTGTCCGTCGGCAGCGGCGAGCTCGTCTCGCTGCTCGGCGCGTCCGGCTGTGGCAAGACGACGACCCTGCGCCTCGTCGCCGGCTTCCTCCAGCCCACCTCCGGCACGATCACGCTTGGCGGCAAGGATCTGACGCGGCTGCCTGCCTACAAGCGCGACATCGGCCTCGTCTTCCAGAACTACGCGCTGTTCCCGCATCTGTCGGTGCTCGACAATGTCGGCTTCGGGCTGAAGCAGCGCGGCGTGGCATCGTCCGAGCGCGAAAAGCGCGCCAAGGCGATGCTGGAGCGCGTCGGGCTTTCCCAGCTCGCAGACCGGCTTCCCGGCGCATTGTCGGGCGGGCAGAAGCAGCGCGTCGCGCTCGCCCGCGCGCTGGTTATAGAGCCGCCGCTGCTGATGTTCGACGAGCCGCTGTCCAACCTAGACGCCAAGCTGCGCGTCGACATGCGCGTCGAGATACGCCAGCTGCAGCGCGCCAACGGCACCACCTCGGTCTATGTCACCCACGATCAGGAAGAGGCGTTCTCGATCTCCGACCGCGTCGCCATCATGAATGCCGGCCGCATCATGCAGCTCGGCACGCCCGAGACGCTCTACCAGCGCCCGGCCAACGCCTTCGTCGCCCGCTTCGTCGGCTTCGAGAATCTCGTGCCGCTGAAAGTCACCAAGCGCGACGGGGCGAGTGTCACCGCGCAGACCCGCGACGGCTCGACGCTCACGCTGTCGCAGGACCGCTTCGGCGCCATCCCCGACGATTTCGTCCTCGCCGCCCGCGCCGACGGTCTCGCCGTCACCACTGATCCCAAGGCGCAAGGCATTCCCGCGACGCTTGGCTTGAGAACCTATCTCGGCCGCGCCTATCAGTACCATAGCGAAACCGCCGCCGGCACGCTCGTCGCCAATGGCGCGCTTTCCACGCCGCAGGAACCCGGCAGCGCCGCCAAGCTGGTGCCTGTGCCGGACCAGTGCTGCGTGCTGAAGCCGGAATGA